A genomic stretch from Candidatus Eremiobacteraceae bacterium includes:
- a CDS encoding metal-dependent transcriptional regulator, whose protein sequence is MVNTGQDRSPERARQDYCKAILQLGDGQPVKPADVARRLGVSRASVSKLARDLQRRGYVRALGGGQLQLSAKGGKLALAVVRRHRIVETFLHQALGVPLERLHAEAERIEHVISDDVAKRLEHLLGHPQFDPHGDLIPGTGGKGRRDGPLAQAPVGRTMRITRIADRDARVVRALSRHGLLPGSDVKILNRTPRTTTLRVRGAEVTLAAAIVDAVLVERTRRE, encoded by the coding sequence ATGGTTAACACAGGACAGGACCGCTCGCCCGAACGCGCGCGACAGGACTACTGCAAAGCCATCCTTCAGCTCGGCGACGGCCAGCCCGTCAAGCCGGCCGACGTCGCGCGCCGGCTCGGCGTGTCGCGCGCATCGGTGAGCAAGCTTGCGCGCGATCTGCAGCGCCGCGGCTACGTGCGCGCGCTGGGCGGCGGTCAGTTGCAGCTCAGCGCCAAAGGCGGCAAGCTCGCGCTCGCGGTGGTGCGCCGCCATCGCATCGTCGAGACCTTCTTGCATCAGGCGTTGGGCGTGCCGCTGGAGCGCCTTCATGCCGAAGCCGAGCGCATCGAGCACGTGATCTCCGACGACGTCGCGAAGCGGCTCGAGCACCTGCTCGGCCACCCGCAGTTCGACCCCCACGGCGATCTCATCCCCGGCACCGGTGGAAAGGGCCGCCGCGACGGGCCGCTCGCGCAAGCACCGGTCGGCCGCACGATGCGCATCACGCGCATCGCGGATCGCGACGCACGCGTCGTGCGCGCGCTCTCGCGTCACGGCTTGCTGCCCGGCTCCGATGTGAAGATCCTGAATCGCACGCCGCGCACGACCACGCTGCGCGTGCGCGGCGCCGAGGTCACGCTCGCAGCTGCAATCGTCGACGCGGTGCTCGTGGAGCGTACCCGCCGTGAGTGA
- a CDS encoding transcriptional repressor, translating into MSATEVEGAVHTELARAGCRMTSQRKAIVGEFTRLRRYVTPQELHERLARRHPGVALATVYRTLEVLEKIGAAAREPGDHGEASYLFCPPAQHHHHAVCVECGKVDDVPCGSVDRFARTLAQQLRFQLRRHRLEFYGLCRRCAPDEAHT; encoded by the coding sequence ATGAGCGCGACCGAGGTCGAAGGCGCCGTCCACACCGAGCTCGCCCGCGCTGGCTGCCGCATGACGAGCCAGCGCAAAGCCATCGTCGGCGAGTTCACGCGCCTGCGACGCTACGTGACGCCGCAAGAGCTGCACGAGCGCCTCGCGCGCCGGCATCCCGGCGTCGCGTTGGCCACCGTCTACCGCACGCTCGAGGTCCTTGAGAAGATCGGGGCGGCCGCGCGCGAGCCGGGCGACCACGGCGAGGCGTCGTATCTGTTCTGTCCGCCCGCGCAGCATCACCACCACGCGGTGTGCGTCGAGTGCGGCAAGGTCGACGACGTGCCGTGCGGCTCGGTGGACCGCTTCGCGCGGACCCTGGCCCAGCAGCTGCGTTTCCAGCTGCGCCGCCACCGCCTGGAGTTCTACGGACTGTGCCGGCGTTGCGCGCCGGACGAGGCTCACACCTAA
- a CDS encoding metal ABC transporter permease translates to MDWLLAPLQQEFMVRALIASTLIGLVCSVVGVYVVLRNLSFIGDGIAHASFAGIVIAYLFKANLYVGGLIVAILTALGIGAISRRSEVSTDTAIGVMFTAVFALGVLLMSRARNYIVDLQDFLFGNVLSVDRTDIFLVASLTIGVLLVIFALYKELLFASFDPLMAQASGLPTTALSNLLLVILAVTIVVSLQAAGIVLVAALLVTPAAAAYQLTNRFGPMMATSACIGVGSAVVGLYASYYLNAASGSTIVLTATLCFFAAMALSPKRRSLLTQVLEARRHAQQEQAAR, encoded by the coding sequence ATGGACTGGTTGCTCGCGCCGCTGCAACAAGAGTTCATGGTGCGCGCGCTCATCGCGTCCACGCTCATCGGTCTGGTGTGCAGCGTGGTCGGCGTGTACGTGGTGTTGCGCAACCTTTCGTTCATCGGCGACGGCATCGCGCATGCGTCCTTCGCCGGCATCGTGATCGCATATCTGTTCAAGGCCAACTTGTACGTCGGCGGGCTCATCGTGGCCATCCTCACCGCGCTGGGCATCGGCGCCATCAGCCGTCGCTCCGAAGTCTCGACCGACACCGCGATCGGCGTCATGTTCACCGCCGTCTTCGCGCTCGGCGTACTGCTCATGTCGCGTGCGCGGAACTATATCGTCGATCTGCAGGACTTCTTGTTCGGCAACGTCCTCTCGGTCGACCGCACCGACATCTTCCTCGTCGCCAGCCTCACGATCGGCGTGCTGCTCGTGATCTTCGCGCTGTACAAAGAGCTGCTGTTCGCGTCGTTTGATCCGCTCATGGCGCAGGCGAGCGGCCTGCCGACGACCGCGCTGAGCAATCTGCTGCTCGTCATCCTTGCGGTGACCATCGTCGTGTCGCTTCAGGCGGCGGGGATCGTGCTCGTCGCGGCGCTGCTGGTCACGCCGGCCGCGGCGGCATATCAGCTGACCAATCGTTTCGGGCCGATGATGGCCACCTCGGCGTGCATCGGCGTCGGATCGGCCGTGGTCGGGCTGTATGCGTCGTATTATCTCAACGCCGCATCCGGGTCCACGATCGTGCTCACCGCCACGCTGTGCTTCTTCGCAGCGATGGCGCTCTCGCCCAAGCGTCGCTCGCTGCTCACGCAGGTGCTCGAAGCGCGCCGCCACGCGCAGCAGGAGCAGGCGGCGCGATGA